A stretch of Oscillospiraceae bacterium DNA encodes these proteins:
- a CDS encoding glycosyltransferase family 2 protein, whose product MAEKTELAILMATYNGEKFLAEQLDSLLRQDFQNWTLLVSDDGSKDGTITLLRDYAGRFPDKIRLIEKEKPSGGAKQNFFFLTRQAEGYRYIMYCDQDDIWKPEKIRLALEKMKALENGSPDTPCLVHTDLEVVDENLGLIAPSFIQYSGLNPRRNALSQLLTQNVVTGCTMMINRALWKWASVPTEEDSILMHDWWFALIASAAGKIGFIPQPLILYRQHGGNAVGAKDGRGLRAVLYHLKNFNYKKHRQALIDTMIQAGQLLKLPNLQLDEREKNMLRDYANGAQTGKLRRIYITFKYRIWKSGLIRKVAQVVHF is encoded by the coding sequence ATGGCGGAGAAAACGGAACTGGCAATTCTGATGGCGACTTACAACGGGGAAAAATTTTTGGCCGAACAGCTGGATTCGCTTCTGCGGCAGGATTTTCAAAATTGGACGCTGCTGGTCTCCGACGACGGCTCTAAAGACGGAACCATAACGCTGCTGCGGGACTATGCCGGGCGGTTTCCTGATAAAATCCGGTTGATCGAAAAAGAAAAACCGTCGGGCGGCGCAAAGCAGAATTTTTTCTTTCTGACACGGCAGGCGGAAGGGTATCGGTATATCATGTACTGCGATCAGGACGACATCTGGAAGCCCGAAAAAATCCGTTTGGCGCTGGAAAAGATGAAGGCGCTGGAGAATGGCAGCCCCGATACCCCGTGCTTGGTTCATACGGATCTGGAGGTCGTGGATGAAAATCTGGGTTTAATCGCTCCGTCGTTTATTCAATATTCCGGATTGAACCCGCGGCGAAATGCCCTGTCCCAACTGCTGACGCAGAACGTCGTGACCGGCTGCACCATGATGATCAATCGGGCGCTTTGGAAATGGGCTTCGGTTCCGACGGAAGAGGACAGTATTTTGATGCACGACTGGTGGTTTGCGCTGATCGCTTCGGCGGCGGGGAAAATCGGATTCATTCCGCAGCCTCTTATCCTGTACCGGCAGCACGGTGGAAATGCCGTCGGCGCAAAGGATGGCAGAGGGCTCAGAGCGGTGCTGTATCATTTGAAAAATTTCAACTATAAGAAGCACCGGCAGGCGTTGATTGATACGATGATTCAGGCGGGACAGCTTTTAAAACTGCCGAATCTGCAATTGGATGAACGGGAAAAGAATATGTTGAGGGACTATGCGAACGGTGCACAGACCGGAAAGCTACGAAGGATTTATATCACTTTTAAATACCGTATCTGGAAAAGCGGTTTGATCAGGAAAGTTGCACAGGTGGTTCATTTTTAG
- the rfbA gene encoding glucose-1-phosphate thymidylyltransferase RfbA: MKGIILAGGAGTRLYPMTMVTSKQLLPVYDKPMIYYPLSVLMLAGIREILMISSPSDLPNFERLLGDGSQFGLSISYREQPSPGGLAQAFLIGEEFIGGDCCAMVLGDNIFYGNGLGTLLRTAAADTEQDKATIFGYYVNDPERFGIVEFDGSGKVISLEEKPKQPKSNYCVTGLYFYDGRAVEFAKKLKPSARGELEITDLNRLYLEDGSLNIRLLGRGYAWLDAGTVESLSDASDFVRVIEKRQGIQISAVEEIAFKNGWINADMLLCAAQRCGNSPYGEHLKRVAEGKIQY; the protein is encoded by the coding sequence ATGAAGGGCATTATTTTGGCCGGCGGCGCAGGGACAAGGCTTTATCCGATGACGATGGTCACATCCAAACAGCTGCTTCCGGTCTATGACAAACCGATGATTTATTATCCGCTCTCGGTGCTGATGCTCGCGGGCATCCGGGAGATTCTGATGATTTCCAGTCCCTCGGATTTGCCGAATTTTGAACGGCTGCTCGGAGACGGGAGTCAATTCGGCCTCTCCATTTCCTATCGGGAACAGCCCTCGCCGGGCGGACTTGCCCAGGCGTTTTTGATCGGCGAGGAATTTATCGGCGGGGACTGCTGCGCGATGGTGCTGGGCGATAACATCTTTTACGGAAACGGGCTCGGGACGCTTTTGCGGACGGCGGCCGCGGATACCGAACAGGATAAGGCGACGATATTCGGTTACTACGTCAACGACCCGGAGCGTTTCGGTATTGTGGAATTTGACGGGAGCGGAAAGGTGATCTCTTTGGAGGAAAAGCCGAAACAGCCGAAGTCCAATTACTGCGTCACCGGGCTTTATTTTTACGATGGGCGTGCGGTTGAATTTGCAAAAAAGCTCAAACCCAGCGCGCGGGGCGAACTGGAGATCACCGATCTCAACCGGCTGTATCTTGAGGACGGCTCGCTGAACATCCGGCTGCTGGGGCGCGGTTATGCCTGGCTGGACGCGGGCACGGTGGAGAGTTTGTCCGACGCCTCGGATTTTGTGCGCGTGATCGAAAAGCGGCAGGGGATTCAAATTTCCGCCGTTGAGGAGATCGCCTTTAAAAACGGGTGGATTAATGCGGACATGTTATTGTGCGCGGCGCAGCGCTGCGGGAACTCCCCTTACGGCGAACACCTGAAGCGTGTCGCCGAGGGAAAGATTCAATATTAA
- the rfbC gene encoding dTDP-4-dehydrorhamnose 3,5-epimerase: MEIIDTDLPEVKILKPEVFGDHRGWFMETWSEKKLSALGISLKFVQDNQSYTAKKGTLRGLHFQNGEWAQAKLVRVTAGAILDVAVDLRKGSPTYLQWVGVELSAENKVQLLIPRGFAHGFVTLTDKVEVQYKADNDYHPESDRSIRFDDPEIGIQWGVINPILSEKDRNAPLLRDSDCSFIYQ; the protein is encoded by the coding sequence ATGGAGATCATAGATACGGATTTGCCGGAGGTTAAGATTTTGAAGCCCGAGGTATTCGGCGATCACCGCGGCTGGTTTATGGAGACTTGGTCCGAAAAAAAGCTTTCGGCGCTCGGAATTTCCCTGAAATTCGTGCAGGACAACCAGAGCTATACGGCGAAAAAAGGTACGCTGCGCGGCCTGCATTTTCAAAACGGCGAGTGGGCGCAGGCCAAGCTGGTGCGTGTGACCGCCGGAGCAATTTTGGATGTCGCGGTCGATCTGCGAAAGGGGTCGCCGACTTATTTGCAGTGGGTGGGCGTCGAGCTTTCCGCAGAAAATAAGGTTCAGCTGTTGATTCCGCGCGGCTTCGCCCACGGTTTTGTCACGCTGACCGACAAAGTTGAGGTGCAGTATAAAGCCGACAACGACTATCATCCCGAAAGCGACCGCTCGATTCGCTTCGACGACCCCGAAATCGGTATTCAATGGGGTGTAATAAACCCCATCCTGTCTGAGAAAGACCGGAATGCGCCTTTGCTGCGGGACAGCGACTGCAGTTTTATTTATCAATAA
- the rfbB gene encoding dTDP-glucose 4,6-dehydratase, producing MTILVTGGAGFIGANFIYYEFKNHPADRIVCLDALTYAGNPATLEPLMQNPKFRFVRGDITDRACIFQLFEEEKPDAVINFAAESHVDRSLETPGVFLHTNVLGTQVLMDACRKYKIGRYHQVSTDEVYGDLPYDRPDLAFAEGSSVCPSSPYSASKAAADLLALAYFRTFNLPITITRCSNNYGPYQFPEKLIPLMITRALADKSLPVYGKGENVRDWLHTEDHCAAIDLVLRKGREGEIYNIGGYGEHSNLAVVKAILRELGKSEDLIAYVADRPGHDRRYAVNPAKSRDELGWQPSVGFEEGLKKTVQWYLGHRSWWEPILNGDYQKYYDCMYANRGEGEDS from the coding sequence ATGACCATTCTCGTGACCGGCGGCGCCGGATTCATCGGCGCAAATTTTATCTATTATGAATTTAAGAATCACCCGGCGGATCGCATTGTCTGTTTGGATGCGCTGACCTATGCCGGAAATCCTGCGACGCTGGAGCCGTTGATGCAAAATCCGAAATTCCGCTTTGTCAGGGGCGATATCACCGACCGCGCCTGTATTTTTCAATTGTTTGAGGAGGAAAAGCCGGACGCTGTTATCAACTTTGCGGCGGAAAGCCATGTGGATCGTTCGCTGGAAACCCCCGGCGTATTTTTGCATACCAACGTCCTCGGGACACAGGTACTGATGGACGCCTGCCGCAAATACAAGATCGGGCGGTATCATCAGGTCTCCACCGACGAGGTCTACGGCGATCTGCCGTATGACCGACCCGATTTGGCCTTTGCCGAGGGGAGCTCTGTATGCCCGTCGAGTCCGTACTCGGCGTCAAAGGCGGCAGCCGATCTGCTGGCACTGGCGTATTTTCGGACATTCAATTTACCGATTACGATTACGCGCTGTTCCAACAATTACGGACCGTACCAATTTCCGGAGAAGTTAATTCCGCTGATGATCACAAGAGCGCTGGCGGATAAATCGCTGCCGGTGTACGGCAAAGGTGAAAATGTACGCGACTGGCTGCACACGGAAGACCACTGCGCCGCCATCGACCTCGTGCTTCGTAAGGGCAGAGAGGGTGAGATATATAATATCGGCGGTTATGGGGAGCATTCCAATTTAGCGGTTGTAAAGGCGATTTTACGCGAACTCGGAAAATCGGAAGATTTGATTGCTTATGTCGCCGATCGCCCGGGTCATGACCGGCGTTATGCGGTCAACCCGGCAAAAAGCCGCGATGAACTCGGCTGGCAGCCGTCTGTCGGATTTGAAGAAGGTCTGAAAAAGACCGTTCAGTGGTATCTCGGACACCGCAGCTGGTGGGAACCGATTTTGAACGGCGATTATCAGAAGTATTACGACTGTATGTACGCAAATCGCGGAGAGGGCGAAGATTCATGA
- the rfbD gene encoding dTDP-4-dehydrorhamnose reductase translates to MRVLVTGANGQLGYDVIRRLAKQKIEYQGVDIGDFDLTDGAAVLSAVQAYKPDAVVHCAAFTAVDKAEEQQEICRAVNVNGTRNVAIACREAGAKMVYISTDYVFDGKGTAPFEPDSPTGPLNFYGLTKLLGENEVRQTLENYFVVRTSWVFGVNGGNFVRTMLRLGNERDTIDVVNDQVGSPTYTFDLASLLCDMLLTEKYGVYHATNEGFCAWSEFAAAIMKEAGLPCKIHSIPTSEYRAAKATRPLNSRLSKEKLTESGFQRLPAWQDALRRFLGDFDRG, encoded by the coding sequence ATGAGGGTTTTAGTGACCGGCGCAAACGGACAGCTCGGTTATGACGTCATCCGCCGCCTTGCCAAGCAAAAAATCGAATATCAAGGCGTCGATATCGGCGACTTCGATTTGACTGACGGGGCCGCCGTGCTTTCCGCTGTTCAAGCATATAAGCCCGATGCCGTCGTCCACTGCGCCGCTTTCACCGCCGTGGACAAGGCCGAAGAACAACAGGAAATTTGTCGTGCCGTAAATGTAAACGGCACGCGCAACGTCGCCATCGCCTGTCGTGAAGCGGGGGCGAAGATGGTCTATATCAGCACCGATTATGTCTTTGACGGAAAAGGAACTGCGCCGTTTGAGCCGGATTCGCCGACGGGACCGCTCAATTTTTACGGGCTGACCAAACTGCTCGGTGAAAACGAGGTCAGACAGACACTGGAGAATTATTTTGTCGTGCGTACCTCGTGGGTGTTCGGCGTCAACGGCGGCAATTTTGTCAGAACGATGTTGCGGTTGGGCAATGAACGGGATACGATTGACGTTGTGAACGATCAGGTCGGTTCGCCCACCTATACATTTGATCTTGCCTCATTGCTGTGCGACATGCTCTTGACCGAAAAATACGGCGTCTATCATGCGACGAACGAGGGCTTTTGCGCCTGGAGCGAGTTTGCCGCAGCCATCATGAAAGAGGCAGGGCTGCCATGTAAAATCCATTCAATTCCGACATCGGAATACCGTGCAGCCAAAGCTACGCGTCCGTTGAATTCACGGCTTTCCAAAGAAAAACTGACCGAGAGCGGATTTCAGCGGCTTCCCGCATGGCAGGACGCGCTGAGACGCTTCCTTGGGGATTTTGATCGGGGTTAA
- a CDS encoding EAL domain-containing protein — MDILIFHHIEPRSPSSAGSFKLKKKRIYIIATVILIIFGSLYLGYSWNKYHKSAAAEAITLANSLESLLHPEHIAALTGSSADLEKSEYITTKSSLMRLVKTKSQIYFAYLMYERNGDLLFLMDSESPDSPDYSPPGQIFNEYDEADLKPFETGETVLTDPVTDRWGTWISALVPVKDAAGNVIAVFGLDYSAADWNLQIWQQIIPDILIVISIFMLVFALLNTRSQSLRLKELSDKLALDEALYRGVFDQAPIGIAIVNDKSFVTQSEFGNSNINSMFERILGRKSGELIHIKWPEITYPDDLKNDLENFERFKAGEINGYSIEKRFIKPDGSIVWTHMKISNLLGNENSHSSHLCLLEDITNRKLTEKSLKESERSKSVFLSNLPGMAYRCNYDREWTMQFISDGCFTLTGYHIENLLYNRDLSFNDLIAPEYREIIWEEWKRTLALEIPFHFEYEIITADGKRKWVLEHGQGVYNELGELDALEGMILDISASKEIENIFKFNSEHDLWTGLYNRRYLENLLKEDAANRSSEKRAVVSINLSAVHSLSLKYGFQYSQELIKKAAKALDTLSTEHCQLFSTYENRFAFYIKAYKDNKTLSSFCETIVNVLKAVFTTDRIGGGVGIVEIDEENKHDIDLILKNLLIASERAINVFEPDIGVCFFDKEMAAQLSREETINYELSQIAAGVKDERLFLQYQPLLNLETNQICGFEALARFHSDALGSIPPGEFIPIAEKSNLVIPLGYKIMYKAFSFLNRLQQQGYDTVIVSVNISAIQLMKNDFTRNLFDIIAETHANPKNIGIEITESVFVANHDDINQIIGEMKSFGISVAIDDFGKGYSSLSRERELNVNCLKIDKCFIDKIMSPEDQESITGDIISMAHRLGHRVIAEGVENEHQLHYLKAHRCDEAQGYLIGKPLDEEIALEFLQKNNDFDCISNSSRHNSSKFEYSEITPAIYMDQLQLILNSTDQAIFGVDITGNCTFCSNSCIELLGYKARKDLLGKNMHETVHHSRADGTPISVSDCAMDQSIKQGRSFRTESEVFWRADGTFFEVEYHSYPQIKNGDIIGAIIAFADISDRKRKEAESDYLNCHDMLTGLYNRRYFENNRAEIDLPASLPLSVIYSDINGLKMTNDIFGHTAGDALIKKSAEILLQSCRGQDVIARVGGDEFLLLLPNTSSKNAEKILSRIKTGFSNAHVEAIKCSISLGCDTKTNENQSLEMIITNAESAMYKEKAINRNNVNKDMIDTIIKTLYTNNPREHRHSTGVSELCGEIGAALHLPETEISKLKRVGYLHDIGKIILSKDILAKDTLTKEEKEKVQQHPVIGYRILNLFDDTLDLAEFVYGHHEKWDGTGYPRGLKGEQIPLISRIISIAEHYERKLNQGKTSLQKRKQAAVEIIKKGSGIQFDPEIAELFISLKSN; from the coding sequence GTGGATATATTGATATTCCATCATATCGAACCGCGAAGCCCCTCTTCGGCGGGCAGCTTCAAGCTCAAAAAGAAACGCATCTATATCATTGCAACCGTTATTTTGATCATATTCGGCAGTCTTTATTTGGGCTATTCCTGGAACAAATATCACAAAAGCGCTGCTGCGGAAGCGATCACATTGGCGAATTCGTTGGAATCCCTCCTGCATCCCGAACACATCGCTGCACTAACCGGCAGTTCGGCAGATCTGGAAAAGTCCGAATACATAACGACCAAATCCAGCTTAATGCGTTTGGTCAAGACAAAATCTCAGATCTACTTTGCCTATCTTATGTATGAACGAAACGGCGACCTTTTATTTTTGATGGATTCCGAATCTCCGGATTCTCCGGATTATTCACCGCCCGGACAAATCTTCAACGAATACGACGAAGCCGATCTGAAACCCTTTGAGACCGGAGAAACCGTATTGACCGACCCGGTGACCGACCGGTGGGGCACTTGGATCAGCGCGCTCGTTCCGGTTAAAGATGCCGCTGGAAACGTCATTGCCGTTTTCGGACTCGACTATTCGGCTGCAGATTGGAATTTACAAATTTGGCAGCAAATAATTCCCGACATACTCATCGTTATCAGCATTTTCATGCTTGTTTTTGCACTGCTCAATACCCGCAGCCAAAGTTTACGCCTGAAGGAGCTCAGCGACAAATTGGCTCTAGATGAAGCGCTTTACCGCGGTGTCTTCGATCAGGCTCCGATCGGAATTGCAATTGTAAACGATAAAAGTTTCGTAACCCAATCCGAATTCGGAAACTCAAACATCAATTCCATGTTCGAACGGATATTAGGCAGGAAAAGCGGGGAATTGATACATATCAAATGGCCGGAAATCACATATCCCGATGATCTGAAAAATGACCTGGAGAACTTTGAACGCTTTAAGGCCGGAGAAATCAACGGTTATTCCATCGAAAAACGCTTTATAAAACCGGATGGATCCATCGTCTGGACCCATATGAAAATTTCAAATCTTCTGGGCAATGAAAACTCCCATTCCTCACATCTGTGCCTGCTTGAAGATATCACCAACCGAAAACTGACGGAGAAGTCTCTCAAGGAAAGCGAACGCAGCAAATCTGTTTTCCTTTCAAATCTTCCCGGCATGGCATACCGCTGCAATTATGATCGGGAGTGGACCATGCAGTTTATCTCGGACGGTTGTTTTACATTGACCGGATATCATATCGAAAATTTACTGTATAACAGGGACCTGTCATTCAATGACCTGATCGCGCCGGAATACCGCGAAATCATCTGGGAAGAATGGAAACGCACTTTAGCTTTAGAAATACCGTTTCATTTTGAATACGAGATTATCACTGCCGATGGGAAACGAAAATGGGTGCTCGAACACGGGCAGGGCGTTTATAATGAGCTGGGAGAACTTGATGCGTTGGAAGGCATGATCCTTGACATTTCAGCCAGCAAGGAAATTGAAAACATCTTCAAGTTCAACAGCGAGCATGATTTATGGACAGGCCTGTATAATCGCAGGTATCTGGAAAACCTTTTAAAAGAAGACGCAGCAAACCGGTCATCCGAAAAACGGGCGGTTGTCAGTATCAATTTGAGTGCTGTTCATTCACTGAGTTTAAAATACGGATTTCAATACAGTCAGGAACTGATAAAAAAAGCAGCCAAAGCACTCGATACACTCAGTACCGAACACTGCCAACTATTCAGCACTTATGAAAACCGATTTGCCTTTTATATTAAAGCCTATAAAGATAATAAAACACTGAGCTCTTTCTGCGAAACCATCGTGAATGTTTTAAAAGCCGTATTTACAACCGACAGAATCGGCGGAGGCGTCGGCATCGTTGAAATTGATGAGGAAAATAAACACGATATCGATTTGATATTAAAAAATCTCCTGATTGCATCCGAAAGAGCGATCAATGTTTTCGAGCCGGACATCGGTGTCTGCTTCTTTGACAAAGAGATGGCAGCTCAACTTTCGCGTGAGGAAACAATCAACTATGAACTCAGTCAAATCGCTGCGGGCGTGAAAGACGAAAGATTGTTTTTACAATATCAACCCCTTTTGAACCTTGAAACCAATCAAATCTGCGGTTTCGAAGCCTTGGCGCGCTTTCATAGCGATGCTTTGGGTTCAATACCACCCGGCGAATTTATTCCGATTGCAGAGAAATCAAATCTTGTCATTCCGCTGGGCTATAAGATCATGTATAAAGCGTTCAGCTTTTTAAATCGCCTGCAACAGCAGGGATATGACACCGTTATCGTATCCGTCAATATTTCCGCAATTCAACTCATGAAAAACGACTTCACCCGAAACCTGTTCGATATTATCGCCGAAACACACGCGAATCCGAAAAATATCGGCATCGAGATCACAGAATCGGTATTTGTTGCAAATCATGACGACATCAATCAAATTATCGGTGAAATGAAGTCCTTCGGAATCAGCGTCGCCATCGACGACTTCGGCAAAGGATATTCATCCCTCTCCCGAGAGCGGGAATTGAATGTGAACTGCCTTAAAATCGATAAATGTTTTATCGATAAAATCATGTCACCGGAGGATCAGGAATCCATCACCGGCGACATCATCTCAATGGCGCATCGGCTGGGTCACCGCGTAATCGCAGAAGGTGTGGAAAATGAACACCAGCTGCATTATCTGAAAGCGCACCGCTGCGACGAGGCGCAGGGATATTTAATCGGCAAGCCGTTGGATGAAGAAATCGCGCTTGAGTTTTTGCAAAAGAATAACGATTTTGATTGTATTTCAAATTCAAGCCGCCATAATTCTTCCAAGTTTGAATATTCGGAAATTACGCCTGCGATATATATGGATCAGCTGCAATTGATCTTAAACTCCACCGATCAGGCGATTTTCGGCGTTGATATAACCGGGAATTGTACTTTCTGCAGCAACAGCTGTATTGAATTATTGGGATATAAAGCCCGAAAGGATTTACTCGGCAAAAATATGCACGAAACGGTTCATCACAGCCGTGCGGACGGAACCCCAATTTCCGTCAGTGATTGTGCCATGGATCAATCCATCAAACAGGGCAGAAGCTTCAGAACGGAAAGCGAGGTTTTTTGGAGAGCGGACGGCACATTTTTTGAGGTGGAGTATCACTCATACCCCCAAATTAAAAACGGTGATATCATCGGCGCTATCATTGCCTTTGCAGACATCTCCGACCGAAAGCGGAAAGAAGCCGAAAGCGATTATCTCAACTGCCACGATATGCTGACAGGGCTTTATAACAGAAGATATTTTGAAAATAACCGGGCAGAAATTGATCTTCCGGCATCTCTGCCGTTATCGGTTATTTATTCTGATATCAACGGTTTGAAAATGACTAATGATATATTCGGGCATACTGCTGGTGACGCGTTGATTAAAAAATCCGCTGAAATATTGCTACAATCCTGCCGAGGACAGGATGTCATCGCCCGCGTGGGAGGCGACGAATTCCTCCTCTTACTGCCGAATACGAGCTCCAAAAATGCCGAAAAAATACTTTCCCGTATCAAAACGGGTTTTTCGAATGCACATGTTGAGGCGATCAAATGCAGCATCTCCCTGGGTTGTGATACAAAAACAAACGAAAATCAGTCTCTGGAAATGATCATTACAAATGCAGAGAGCGCCATGTACAAAGAAAAAGCCATAAACCGCAATAATGTCAACAAGGATATGATAGACACCATTATCAAAACGCTGTATACAAACAATCCCCGAGAGCACCGACATTCAACCGGAGTCAGTGAATTATGCGGTGAAATCGGCGCCGCACTGCATCTACCCGAAACCGAAATCAGTAAGTTGAAACGGGTCGGCTATCTGCACGATATCGGAAAAATCATCCTCTCAAAAGATATTTTAGCCAAAGATACCTTAACGAAAGAAGAAAAAGAAAAAGTTCAGCAGCATCCCGTCATCGGATATCGAATCTTAAATCTTTTCGACGACACGCTGGATTTGGCGGAATTTGTTTACGGCCATCATGAGAAATGGGACGGAACCGGATATCCGAGAGGGTTAAAAGGAGAACAAATCCCTTTAATCTCAAGAATCATCTCCATCGCCGAGCACTACGAACGCAAATTAAACCAAGGAAAAACTTCCTTGCAAAAGCGAAAACAGGCCGCCGTTGAAATTATAAAAAAAGGTTCCGGGATTCAATTCGATCCCGAAATCGCCGAATTATTTATCTCGTTAAAAAGTAATTAA